Within the Carassius gibelio isolate Cgi1373 ecotype wild population from Czech Republic chromosome B15, carGib1.2-hapl.c, whole genome shotgun sequence genome, the region TCATACAGGGAAAATAAACACTTCCAATTTCATATGTAGATTATTCTTAAACTAGGTCATTGTTCAAAGGTCCCTGAGATGTTATCACCATGCTATCATCTACACGAGCAAATACTTTGCACTATCATTCAGCAAAAGAGCCAATGTACTCAGGAAGTGTTGTCAGTTTGTCAATTTGCATTTTTAGGGGCAGATCTTGCTCTCTTAACAGATTCTTATCTTCAAGATAAATGAATCCTGCAGGATATTCAAATACAAATGCTGCAATCAAACCTGATCTTTTCTGccatctgttttatttattttttcctcttctgTTTGGCTGCAAGGCAATGCTTGTACTTTTAACCGTTTTATGTAGATCTCTTCTGCTGTAAGAACCGCATCAACATGCTACTGTAtgtgttgtgaaatattagttaATTGGCATTTGTCActaattaaaataacactgacatgCTCTCTCTGTGACTGTCAGAATCCCTGCTGGTTTGCAAAACAGTTGCAGCCTGTTTACGGTGTTTTCTGGGATCAGTCTGCATTCATTTACTGTTTCGCTAATGAGAGGGCGAGAGAGATGGGAAATCATTTCTGACAAGGACTGATCCTGACAATGCTCTCTTTGCAGTTTGGCCATCCATCCAGACATGGTCACCATAGCAACAGGACAAGTTGCCGGAACATCCAAAGAAGGCAAAgttagtttacatttacattctctAGCAGTATATTGATTTGTTGATCTTGTGGCTTGAACCAGTCCTCGGTGTGATCAGAAACAAAACCACTGTGATCACAATTTACCTCAAAGTTTTAACACTTTACAAAGTGTGTTAGCTTTATGAATTATAGCCGTAAGAAtttacttttaatcagcaaggatgcattaaattgatcaaaagtcacagaaatgtataatgttgcaaaacatTTCTGCTGTTCCTTTTAAGTTTTTATTCCTTAAAGAATTATTTCAAAAAGGTGTCAtggtatttacaaaatatttagaagcagagctgttttaaacattgaaaatacTTCGAAATTATTGCACTAGACCCGTATattgtaatgatttctgaagggtcatgtgacacggAAGACTTGAGTAatagctgatgaaaattcagctttgcatcacaggaataaattacattttaaaatataataaaaataaagctgttattttaaattgtaataatatttcacaatataactgtttttattgtatctttCCTTTCTTGGTGAGCAACAGCCAAACAATTTGTAAAAATCGTActgtcccaaacttttgaactgtagtgagtaaatgagtaaataaaattagtaaataatgaatgatgatttttatgtgaaatattcaTCTCATCTGTTATAGAGATGCTCCAATCATATGCATATAGCACTCAATATTTATATTCCCATCAGGCCTTGCAGCCTCATGTCCGTGTGTGGGACTCTGTCAGTTTAAACACTCTTCATGTGATCGGAGCAGGAGTGATTGACCGAGCTGTCACCTGCGTTGCCTTCTCAAAATCGGTaagctttgcttttttttaagtTCCGGATAAATAATCGATGTGCTTTGATACCATACGACATATGAGAAATCTGCACAATGGGTGTAGATAATGAATGTTTGAACAATGATAAATGGCTGAATGAACAATGGTATTTTACATGGATATAATACCCCTCCTCTTCACAGAATGGCGGTGCTCATTTGTGTGCGGTTGACGATGCAAATGACCACATTTTGTCTGTTTGGGACTGGCAGAAAGAAAAGCAACTGGCAGAGGTTAAGGTGAGGCAAGGCAACATGCTGTATgaagatagagaaagagagtgtgtgtgtttgtgtgtgtaaactgaGAAGAAGTTAATACAATGCTAGACCTAATAATGTACAGCTTCCTAACATAGTCTGTCTTGTGTGATTTATCTATCAATAACAGAAAGCTGAGTGTTCACAGACCAAGTGGTTTAAAACCCTGCACTATGACGTCTTTTTGACATCTGCACTGTTCTCTTAATTTTGTAATGTAATGATTTGCACTACCTAGGAAATTACTGTGCAAACATCACCAATCTCTCTTACCAATCCCCTTCTATTCCAATTGCCGGGCTCTATTCTATTATGCAAtacccacttttcacaatccaatcaattctCAATAGATCAAATcaattattacatattacatttcaGGCTGTTTTAGTTAGATTTAAAAGCAtctaaatttgtttaaaatgctaaaatcatcatgtttacacaaaaatgtgATCGTTTTACTAGTGTGCAGTTATCACAGATGTCTTGATGTATACATGCTTATTGGGAATTAATAAAATAAGCCACTTCATGAAATGAAGAAtgcatcatattttatttaaaatattcacccACGATTTTGCAGTGTTCCAATGACTCAGTTCTGGGTGCTGTCTTCCACCCCATGGAGGCCAACCTTATTGTCACCTGCGGGAAGTCCCACATCAACTTCTGGACAATGGAAGGGAATACTCTTACAAAACGCCAGGGACTGTTTGaggttttcaacatttatttgtcTGTATTCCCACTGAAATACAAAAACAGCACAGAGTGATCCGAGTTGATTAACTGTGTCTGAAATGttcattgtaatttatttttcatttaatattatatttagtttttcatttaaagGTTAGattataaatttcaaataaattattttcttttaaatccttgttttgttgcattccagttctttttttattttagtgtaattcaatttaatttcactttatttatatttatttgctttaaatcactattttaataaaaaagtcaGCATAGGATGATGCTCTTGagtgcatattttatttaaatgtatttcttataaaatacaataaagttGCATTCTAAATCCCTATGGCACAAAAatcttttataataattttatttaatgtattcctaTATTTGGTGCGCTTTCAGAAACATGAAAAACCCAAGTATGTACTCTGTGTCGCTTTTGCTGGGAACGGAGATGCAATCACTGGAGATTCTAGCGGAAACATCTACATCTGGGCAAAAGGTCAGGAAATAATTATGCTATTAAACATGTaaagtgttgttttttgttttgctctgCCACTATATTGATTCAGGTGGcacatttttaagaaataaattacatttaatccaCGTTTTTTATCTACTGGCAATCAGAAAAAGGCAGTACATCCATCTGTTTGTCTGCTGTTGGAGATACTCCCTCAGTGCAGCCTATGATTTGGTGATGAACTCTTGATTTAAAGGTGGAAACCGGATCAGCCAGGTGGTTTCAGGAGCACATGAGGGTGGaatcttctctctgtgtgtgctgaAAGATGGAACGCTGGTGTCAGGTGGAGGAAAAGACCGCAGGGTGCTGTTGTGGGACCATGATTACCGCAAAAAGAGCGAAATTGAGGTGAAGTGGTGCTCTTGTTCTTACAAAACAAATGAAAGCTTTACTGACATTCATAATTGAATCCAGACACTCCATTTACTCTCTAATACGGCTTTTATTGTTTGGATGTTATCATATTTCTAGTACTGAAATGTAATCCAGGCattcatttgtgttatttatcaGATCCAGCTACATCAGCACTGAATCCGCTTAATTCAGAACAATTTGTGCTAATCGTGTTTTAGTTGAGATTTACAGATTACATGTTCCTTAATATATTTCTCTGTGTGTAATCAGGTTCCCGAGGCTTTTGGGCCCGTCCGCACTCTAGCTGAAGGAAAACAGGACGAGTTGTTTGTGGGAACGACTCGAAACGCTGTTCTGCGGGGCTCTTTCTCTGGGTCCCTCACTCCCATTGTTCAGGTATGTTGTCAGATGATATGACAGATTGTTTAAATGCCTTTTGGCCGAATATCTTTGTTCCCTCAGTTTTTTGTAGCCAGACCTTAGGTAATAAAGAACATATGGCCTGGACCATATTGCAGCTTATAGTGGCCAAAAAGCTTCCACTTAAACAGGATGAGACCAGATGTAACATAGCAACAGTTGTGTGTGTTCACATGCCTGATGTGGTTTTTCTGAACTAGGTTATAACACAATAATCAATTTTACCTGTCCAGAAGTAATCAGTACAGGACATGGCCTCCTGGACCAAAATCTCCATTCTTACCCTGGTCTGTATGTTTTCTTTCTGTGAAAGGGTCACACTGATGAGTTATGGGGCTTGGATGTGCATCCCAGTACTGAGCAGTTTGTGACTTGTGGTCAGGACAAGCAAGTCCATCTCTGGGACACCTCTTCCCATCTGCCTCTGTGGAGCAAGGCCATTGAGGTTTGCATGAAACTCTGTGTTTACTTTTACACTGCTGTAATATGAAACATCAAAAGCAGTCCCATCTGCTTTGCTAGTTTTATTTTGCAAATTGTATGTTCACTCTGAGGATAAATGACTGTTtaagattctttaaaaaaaaatgttttattaaatgttctgctatgatatttatatatagagagagaatgagagattttacatttttaatttttgtaatatttatattgtaatattaaaaactaaatgcacataataataataataataataataataataaaaaatgtcatttgacatgaaatatatttcattatgtgtatttacttttttacattgtatatttttgacatatattcatttttatttttttatattaagatcTAAAAATTAAATCCATGTATTATAAAATGATACATTGTATGAAACATacttgtgatttattttaattgtttttaatatttatattaaaatataaaaatgaaatgcatatattttgctatacagatattataaatatgaaatgtaattatttagtttttttacattgtatCTATATATTATTCTAGGACCCTGGACGTTCCGTTGGATTTCATCCCAGTGGTGCTGTGCTTGCTGTGGGCACCATGACAGGAAGGTATGATTGCACATGGGAACTTTTCATTTTGACTTCCTTAACATGTCAAACCTGAAACATTTAACAGCTTTAACATTTCTTAAccgtatatttaattaaaatattgtaatttgaCACCtcattattgataaaaaaaatgttctcctGTCTTACAGGTGGTTGGTGCTGGACACTGACACCCGTGATCTTGTCTTTATGCATATAGACGGCAATGAAATCATCTCCGTTGTTAAATATTCTCCAGGTGTGTTTATTGTTCATTTGTGCTTTTAGCCATTAGTCACAGCTATTCctagtat harbors:
- the LOC127972524 gene encoding echinoderm microtubule-associated protein-like 2 isoform X2; the encoded protein is MKKSTSKTKECTLNAEDGYVRMFIRGRPITMHIPDQLRESYSLDQKVALPERKLKLQWVYGYRGRDCRSNLYLLPTGEIVYFNASVVVLYNVEEQQQRHYLGHNDDVKCLAIHPDMVTIATGQVAGTSKEGKALQPHVRVWDSVSLNTLHVIGAGVIDRAVTCVAFSKSNGGAHLCAVDDANDHILSVWDWQKEKQLAEVKCSNDSVLGAVFHPMEANLIVTCGKSHINFWTMEGNTLTKRQGLFEKHEKPKYVLCVAFAGNGDAITGDSSGNIYIWAKGGNRISQVVSGAHEGGIFSLCVLKDGTLVSGGGKDRRVLLWDHDYRKKSEIEVPEAFGPVRTLAEGKQDELFVGTTRNAVLRGSFSGSLTPIVQGHTDELWGLDVHPSTEQFVTCGQDKQVHLWDTSSHLPLWSKAIEDPGRSVGFHPSGAVLAVGTMTGRWLVLDTDTRDLVFMHIDGNEIISVVKYSPDGAYLAVASHDNFVYIYSVTENGRKYSRVGKCTGHSSFVTHLDWSTDSQFIVTNSGDYEILFWEASNGKHITSADAVRNLEWATSTCVLGFSVFGIWPEGADGTDINAVCRSHDNKLLASADDFGKVHLFSNPCSQPRACSHVYGGHSSHVTNVAFLHDDSHLLSTGGKDTSILQWVLA